One window of Macrococcus sp. 19Msa1099 genomic DNA carries:
- a CDS encoding DUF423 domain-containing protein — MKLFLIIGAFNAMLAVALGAFGAHGLEGKLSEKYMDIWDKATAYQMYHALGIIAIAILNGTTKMNLNTAGWLMTIGIVLFSGSLYLLALTQIKVLGAITPIGGVLFIASWVMLMIAAIKY; from the coding sequence ATGAAATTATTCTTGATTATAGGTGCATTTAACGCAATGTTAGCAGTGGCACTTGGTGCATTCGGTGCACATGGTTTAGAGGGTAAGTTAAGTGAGAAGTACATGGATATATGGGATAAAGCGACGGCGTATCAAATGTATCATGCACTTGGTATTATTGCGATTGCAATTTTAAATGGTACTACGAAGATGAACTTAAATACAGCAGGATGGTTGATGACAATAGGTATTGTACTTTTTAGTGGATCACTTTATCTACTGGCATTAACGCAAATTAAAGTGCTTGGTGCGATTACTCCAATTGGTGGTGTCCTGTTTATTGCAAGCTGGGTTATGCTGATGATTGCAGCAATTAAATATTAG
- a CDS encoding DUF5327 family protein produces MNDKLIQKLSEEVEALKRASTVVEFNKHLYAIEMMANIGQSETKSIPKPAYMAAESPPVKQTGPHEAISPEELKMMGAKVVSNDSKIKTDDGFGNGDSIFDF; encoded by the coding sequence GTGAACGATAAACTCATTCAGAAATTGTCCGAAGAAGTTGAAGCGCTTAAACGCGCTTCAACTGTTGTAGAATTTAATAAACATCTCTATGCGATAGAAATGATGGCAAATATCGGACAAAGCGAAACGAAATCAATACCTAAACCTGCATATATGGCTGCAGAATCACCACCAGTAAAACAAACCGGACCGCACGAAGCGATTTCACCAGAAGAACTGAAGATGATGGGTGCTAAAGTTGTATCGAATGATAGTAAGATTAAAACAGATGATGGTTTTGGTAATGGAGATTCAATCTTTGATTTTTAA
- a CDS encoding uracil-DNA glycosylase, whose amino-acid sequence MEWEQIFHGIKEKYNFNEMDEILEKAYATQTVYPARENIYNAFKFTPFNDVKVVIIGQDPYHGPNQAHGLAFSVMNGTKLPPSLRNMYQELENDLNIRRHTGELTGWAYEGVLLLNNVLTVLGGQAHSHKGIGWEQFTTEIIKAVSQYRENVVFILWGKPAQKLEPLIDKTKHKVIKSVHPSPLSAYRGFFGSKPYSQTNEYLVAHNKTPIDWGREDVQ is encoded by the coding sequence ATGGAATGGGAGCAGATTTTTCATGGAATTAAAGAGAAATATAATTTTAATGAAATGGATGAAATATTAGAAAAAGCATATGCAACACAGACAGTATATCCAGCACGTGAGAATATATATAATGCGTTTAAGTTTACGCCATTTAATGACGTTAAAGTTGTAATTATAGGTCAAGATCCTTATCATGGTCCAAATCAGGCACATGGCTTGGCCTTTTCTGTAATGAATGGGACAAAACTTCCGCCATCATTACGTAACATGTACCAGGAGCTGGAAAACGATTTAAACATTCGAAGACATACAGGTGAATTGACAGGATGGGCATATGAAGGTGTGTTATTATTGAATAATGTATTGACTGTTTTAGGTGGTCAGGCACATTCGCATAAAGGTATTGGGTGGGAGCAGTTTACAACTGAAATTATAAAAGCTGTTTCGCAATATAGAGAAAATGTGGTCTTCATACTATGGGGTAAACCAGCACAGAAACTTGAGCCTTTAATTGATAAGACGAAACATAAAGTCATTAAAAGTGTCCATCCAAGTCCGTTGAGTGCCTACAGAGGATTCTTTGGATCAAAACCATATAGTCAGACGAATGAATATTTAGTTGCACACAATAAGACGCCAATAGACTGGGGAAGGGAGGATGTTCAGTGA
- the thiD gene encoding bifunctional hydroxymethylpyrimidine kinase/phosphomethylpyrimidine kinase: MSLKKILTIAGSDTSAGAGMQADLKTFQEYNTYGMVALTAVVAMDPETWGHDVTPLPIELLDKQIKTALSIGPDAIKTGMLGTEEIIQRAAKAFEDSDAAYFVVDPVMVCKGEDEVLNPGNTDAMIKYLLPLATIVTPNLFEAGQLSGLGKLTTIEQMKEAAEIIHQRGAKHVIIKGGKALESDKALDLYYDGDNYTLLTTDKFQSSYNHGAGCTFAAATTANLALGKSPCEAVIAAKGFVASAIKHGWKMNEFVGPVQHGAYNNVEKIEVTTKEV, from the coding sequence ATGAGCTTAAAAAAGATTTTAACAATTGCCGGATCTGATACAAGTGCCGGAGCTGGTATGCAAGCTGACTTAAAAACTTTCCAGGAATATAACACATACGGTATGGTGGCATTAACCGCTGTAGTCGCAATGGATCCAGAAACTTGGGGCCATGATGTTACACCACTGCCAATTGAATTATTAGATAAACAAATTAAAACTGCATTATCTATCGGCCCTGATGCCATTAAAACAGGTATGTTAGGAACCGAAGAAATCATCCAGCGTGCGGCCAAAGCTTTTGAAGATTCTGATGCTGCGTATTTCGTAGTGGATCCTGTTATGGTATGCAAAGGGGAAGATGAAGTGCTTAATCCTGGCAACACGGATGCTATGATTAAATATTTATTACCACTTGCTACAATTGTGACACCGAACTTGTTCGAAGCAGGTCAATTATCTGGTTTAGGTAAACTAACAACAATCGAACAAATGAAAGAAGCTGCTGAAATCATTCATCAACGTGGTGCAAAACACGTTATTATCAAAGGTGGAAAAGCTTTAGAATCTGATAAAGCATTAGATTTATATTACGATGGTGATAATTATACATTACTGACAACTGATAAATTCCAATCATCATATAATCACGGTGCAGGTTGTACATTTGCCGCTGCTACAACAGCAAACTTAGCATTAGGTAAATCTCCATGTGAAGCGGTAATTGCTGCTAAAGGATTTGTCGCATCAGCAATTAAACACGGATGGAAAATGAACGAATTTGTAGGACCAGTACAGCATGGTGCTTACAATAACGTTGAGAAGATTGAAGTAACAACTAAAGAAGTGTAA
- a CDS encoding YojF family protein, with protein MELIDKQQVQELLNQFQEKPVYLHVETTNGAYASHFDQKVFNAGTFLRNIQVSYIQGIITGGGKEPFRVGLKLNSGWIYVQGLTHFEIDEEGRFLMAGLNYQGQLAAALEISETPFEV; from the coding sequence ATGGAACTAATCGACAAACAACAAGTACAGGAGCTATTGAATCAATTTCAAGAGAAACCTGTCTATTTACATGTAGAAACAACGAATGGTGCTTATGCAAGTCACTTTGATCAAAAAGTGTTCAATGCAGGTACATTCTTACGTAATATTCAAGTATCATATATTCAAGGGATTATTACTGGCGGCGGAAAAGAACCTTTCCGTGTCGGTTTGAAATTAAATAGTGGCTGGATTTATGTACAAGGTTTAACACACTTTGAAATTGACGAAGAAGGCCGTTTTTTAATGGCTGGTTTAAACTATCAAGGTCAGCTTGCCGCAGCTCTTGAAATAAGCGAAACGCCATTTGAGGTTTAA
- the bshB2 gene encoding bacillithiol biosynthesis deacetylase BshB2: protein MEQERQVLVIFPHPDDEAFGVSGTIMKHIDAGTPVTYACLTLGQMGRNLGNPPFATRESLPKIREKELEEACRVMGITDLRKMGYRDKTLEFELLDDLVDMVTGLINELNPSKIISFYPGYSVHPDHEATADAVVEAVRRMEGEKPKLHLVAFSNDTVENIGEPNVEYDITGYEERKMNVLGAHASQTGPMLENLAANTQEAEAAQDMWLRKERFYEYEV from the coding sequence ATGGAACAAGAAAGACAAGTGCTCGTAATCTTCCCTCATCCGGATGATGAAGCATTCGGTGTATCAGGTACGATTATGAAACATATAGATGCAGGCACGCCAGTTACTTATGCATGCTTAACACTAGGGCAAATGGGGAGAAACCTAGGGAATCCGCCATTCGCAACCCGTGAATCATTACCAAAGATTCGTGAGAAAGAACTAGAAGAAGCTTGTCGCGTAATGGGAATTACCGACTTACGCAAAATGGGTTACCGTGATAAGACATTAGAATTTGAATTATTAGATGACTTAGTCGACATGGTAACAGGATTAATCAATGAATTAAATCCTTCAAAAATTATTTCGTTCTATCCAGGTTACTCTGTACATCCAGACCACGAAGCTACAGCAGATGCAGTAGTTGAAGCGGTGCGTCGTATGGAGGGTGAAAAGCCTAAATTACATTTAGTCGCTTTTAGTAATGATACTGTTGAGAATATCGGAGAACCAAATGTTGAATATGATATTACGGGTTATGAAGAAAGAAAGATGAATGTATTAGGTGCACATGCATCGCAAACAGGACCAATGCTAGAAAATTTAGCGGCAAATACACAAGAAGCAGAAGCGGCACAAGATATGTGGCTTCGAAAAGAACGCTTCTACGAATACGAAGTTTAA
- the folE2 gene encoding GTP cyclohydrolase FolE2 has protein sequence MDQYNLNTREGRWKHFGSVDPIKGNKPTEKEKMTDLQSSKKDFLFEIDHVGIKNLTYPVRLDGYQTAGTFSLSTHLAKDEKGINMSRILESVEAHYDNGLSLDFDTLKTVLITLQTVMHQKDATVDVDAKWFFDRFSPVTNLRAIGHADTRFSMTVEGDTTVNKSLTLTAMVTTLCPCSKEISEYSAHNQRGIVTVKADFAPEGELPANFKERILEAMEVNASSMLYPILKRTDEKSVTERAYENPRFVEDLLRLIAADLVELDFVTGFTIECRNEESIHQHDAFARLTYNK, from the coding sequence ATGGATCAATATAATTTAAATACACGTGAAGGTCGATGGAAACATTTCGGTTCGGTAGATCCTATTAAAGGGAATAAACCTACTGAGAAAGAAAAGATGACAGACCTGCAAAGTTCGAAAAAAGATTTTTTATTTGAAATCGATCATGTAGGTATTAAAAATTTAACATATCCTGTCCGACTGGATGGTTATCAAACAGCAGGAACATTTAGCCTATCTACACATTTGGCTAAAGATGAAAAAGGCATTAACATGAGCCGTATTTTAGAATCAGTTGAAGCCCATTATGATAATGGTTTATCGCTTGATTTCGATACATTAAAAACAGTATTAATTACTTTACAGACAGTAATGCATCAAAAAGATGCGACTGTTGATGTAGATGCAAAATGGTTCTTTGACCGTTTCAGTCCAGTAACAAACCTACGTGCAATCGGACATGCTGATACACGTTTTTCTATGACAGTTGAAGGTGATACGACAGTTAATAAATCGTTAACATTGACTGCAATGGTAACAACACTTTGCCCATGCTCTAAAGAAATCAGCGAATACTCTGCTCATAACCAACGCGGTATCGTGACAGTTAAAGCTGACTTTGCACCAGAAGGTGAATTACCAGCAAACTTCAAAGAACGCATCTTAGAAGCGATGGAAGTCAACGCTAGTTCAATGCTATACCCAATATTAAAACGTACAGATGAAAAATCAGTAACGGAACGTGCATATGAAAACCCACGTTTTGTCGAAGATTTATTACGATTAATTGCAGCTGATTTAGTAGAACTTGATTTCGTTACAGGTTTTACAATTGAATGTCGCAATGAAGAATCTATTCATCAGCATGATGCCTTTGCACGTCTGACGTATAATAAATAA
- a CDS encoding sugar O-acetyltransferase, producing MLTEKEKMLQGAIYNPSDAQLAHDRMNAKLMTRRYNNLPEDEVNARCQLIKEIFGTTGEHIHVEANIRVDYGYNIHLGENFYSNHDLTILDGASVTIGDNCMIAPGVHIYTATHPIDPIQRNSGLEYAKSVVIGDNCWIGGRSIINPGVKIGNNVVIASGAVVTKDIPDNAVVAGIPATVIRQIK from the coding sequence ATGCTCACTGAAAAAGAAAAGATGCTACAAGGTGCTATATATAATCCCTCTGACGCACAACTTGCGCACGATAGAATGAATGCAAAGCTTATGACACGTCGTTACAATAATCTGCCAGAAGATGAAGTAAATGCTCGCTGTCAGCTCATTAAAGAAATCTTCGGAACCACGGGCGAGCACATTCATGTCGAAGCAAATATACGTGTTGATTATGGCTATAATATTCACTTAGGTGAAAACTTTTATTCAAATCATGATTTAACGATTTTAGATGGCGCGTCAGTTACAATTGGCGATAACTGTATGATAGCTCCAGGTGTGCATATCTATACAGCCACTCATCCGATTGATCCTATTCAACGTAATAGCGGTTTAGAGTATGCAAAGTCTGTTGTGATTGGTGATAATTGCTGGATTGGTGGACGCAGTATCATTAATCCAGGTGTAAAGATAGGTAATAATGTCGTTATTGCGAGCGGTGCAGTTGTAACAAAAGACATACCAGATAATGCTGTCGTTGCAGGCATTCCTGCAACAGTAATCAGGCAAATAAAATAA
- a CDS encoding Cof-type HAD-IIB family hydrolase, which produces MIRLIATDMDGTLLNSAHEISEENIQAIKYAQSKGVTVAIATGRAFYEANTPVKPTGLKVPFICLNGAEVRDEAFNIIYTSKISDEQIRLITETLKKHHLYYQVYTSARIYTEDKEKDLEIYIDIAEKMGHTPDVEKIRKSIQKRIDNGSLKEVDSYEEIYKREGEVVLKFLAFSSDLSKIDAAKAELAEYNSLAISSSSRGNIEITHTNAQKGIALESICEKLNITMDEVMAIGDNLNDVSMLERAKYSFAMSNGAEEVKQVAKYMAGDNEESGVGRAIMQVMNGEIK; this is translated from the coding sequence ATGATTAGACTAATCGCAACAGATATGGATGGTACATTATTGAATAGTGCGCATGAAATCTCAGAAGAAAATATTCAAGCGATTAAATATGCACAATCGAAAGGTGTCACTGTGGCTATTGCGACGGGACGCGCATTCTATGAAGCAAATACGCCTGTGAAACCAACTGGACTTAAAGTCCCTTTTATTTGTCTGAATGGGGCAGAAGTACGCGATGAAGCCTTCAATATAATATACACTTCTAAGATTAGTGATGAACAGATTAGGCTCATCACAGAAACTCTTAAAAAACATCATCTATACTATCAGGTATATACGAGTGCACGTATCTATACTGAAGATAAAGAGAAGGATCTTGAAATTTACATAGATATTGCGGAGAAAATGGGGCATACTCCAGATGTTGAAAAGATTCGTAAATCAATACAAAAGCGTATAGATAACGGCTCTTTAAAAGAAGTCGATAGTTATGAAGAAATATATAAACGTGAGGGTGAGGTTGTTCTGAAATTCCTGGCGTTTTCTAGTGATTTGTCAAAGATAGATGCAGCAAAGGCTGAACTTGCTGAATATAATAGTTTAGCAATATCATCATCATCAAGAGGGAATATAGAAATTACGCATACTAATGCACAAAAAGGAATTGCATTGGAATCCATATGTGAAAAACTGAATATTACGATGGATGAAGTGATGGCCATTGGTGATAACTTAAATGATGTTTCAATGTTAGAACGTGCTAAATATTCATTCGCTATGTCTAATGGAGCAGAGGAAGTTAAGCAGGTTGCTAAATACATGGCCGGGGACAATGAAGAAAGCGGTGTAGGACGCGCAATTATGCAAGTTATGAATGGAGAAATAAAATAA
- the tadA gene encoding tRNA adenosine(34) deaminase TadA — MNHEIFMQMAIDEAKKAYKINEVPIGAIVVKHGEVIGRGHNLRESLQNPLMHAEVVAINEASKNIGSWRLEECVLYVTLEPCVMCSGAIVMSRIPTVVYGAHDAKGGCSGSLMNLLHESRFNHQATVIAGIKHEECSLLLKDFFKTLRNNKLLEKNKKLKE, encoded by the coding sequence ATGAATCATGAAATCTTTATGCAGATGGCGATTGATGAAGCAAAAAAAGCATATAAAATCAATGAAGTACCTATTGGAGCAATCGTTGTAAAGCATGGGGAAGTTATTGGCCGTGGCCATAATTTACGAGAATCGTTACAAAATCCACTGATGCATGCAGAAGTTGTTGCGATAAATGAAGCAAGTAAAAATATTGGCTCATGGCGTTTAGAGGAATGTGTATTGTATGTGACACTTGAACCTTGTGTAATGTGTAGCGGAGCAATTGTAATGAGTAGGATTCCGACTGTCGTATACGGTGCTCATGATGCAAAAGGTGGTTGCAGTGGATCGCTCATGAACTTGTTGCATGAATCACGATTCAATCATCAGGCAACAGTAATTGCAGGTATCAAACATGAAGAATGCAGTCTATTGCTTAAAGATTTCTTTAAAACACTTAGAAATAATAAATTACTCGAGAAGAATAAGAAACTAAAAGAGTAA
- a CDS encoding deoxynucleoside kinase, whose amino-acid sequence MAPLFIAIEGPIGVGKSSLTKKLSSTLNLTPIYEIVEENPFLSDFYEDIDKWSFQTEMFFLCNRYKVLTELSNDISVVSDYHILKNKVFANNTLNDKEYKMFEEIYDILTREVRRPDVTVFLTADLDVLKQRIQLRNRDFESHIEDDYLLKLTEDYRRVYESMKHDHQTILIDTSDTDFVNNAADYEYIVQQIKDIIGA is encoded by the coding sequence ATGGCACCTTTATTTATAGCAATAGAAGGACCGATCGGTGTCGGCAAAAGTTCACTGACTAAGAAGCTATCATCCACTTTAAATTTAACCCCCATCTATGAAATCGTTGAAGAAAATCCTTTCTTATCTGACTTTTATGAAGATATCGATAAGTGGAGCTTTCAGACAGAAATGTTTTTCCTGTGCAACAGATATAAGGTTTTAACAGAATTATCAAATGATATATCTGTAGTTAGCGATTATCATATTCTTAAAAATAAAGTATTCGCAAACAACACTTTAAATGATAAAGAATATAAGATGTTCGAAGAAATTTACGATATATTGACACGAGAAGTTCGCAGACCTGACGTTACTGTGTTCTTAACAGCAGATCTAGATGTACTTAAACAACGCATTCAGCTACGTAATCGTGACTTTGAATCTCATATCGAAGATGATTATTTATTAAAGTTAACCGAGGATTATAGACGTGTATATGAATCAATGAAACATGATCATCAGACGATACTTATCGATACAAGTGATACGGACTTTGTAAATAATGCAGCTGATTATGAGTATATCGTACAACAAATAAAAGATATTATAGGAGCTTAA
- a CDS encoding deoxynucleoside kinase has protein sequence MYTIPNDAIITIAGTVGVGKSSLTKALAEKLNFRTSFEKVDNNPYLEKFYNDFDRWSFHLQIYFLAERFKEQKRMFEYGGGFIQDRSIYEDVDIFAKMHEEGGTMTKEDFATYYQLYEAMVMTPYFPQPDCLIFLESDYEDVINRIAERGRQMEIETDETYWRALYARYVEWIENFNACPVVRININEYDVYGDIDSLDPVIEKIAKVIHTHRAMHKR, from the coding sequence ATGTATACAATCCCTAATGATGCAATCATCACTATTGCAGGTACTGTCGGAGTCGGAAAAAGTTCGTTAACAAAAGCACTGGCTGAGAAGCTAAACTTCAGAACTTCTTTTGAAAAAGTAGATAACAATCCTTACTTAGAAAAATTCTACAATGATTTTGATCGCTGGAGCTTTCATTTACAAATCTATTTTCTTGCAGAACGTTTTAAAGAACAAAAACGTATGTTTGAATATGGCGGCGGTTTTATACAGGATCGCTCCATCTATGAAGATGTAGATATCTTTGCTAAGATGCATGAAGAAGGCGGCACGATGACGAAAGAAGACTTCGCAACTTATTATCAGTTATACGAAGCAATGGTAATGACACCATACTTCCCGCAACCCGACTGTTTAATCTTCTTAGAAAGCGATTATGAAGATGTGATTAATCGTATCGCGGAACGTGGTCGTCAAATGGAAATCGAAACAGATGAAACTTATTGGCGTGCATTATATGCGCGTTATGTCGAATGGATTGAGAACTTCAATGCATGCCCTGTCGTAAGAATTAATATCAATGAATATGATGTATATGGTGATATCGATTCACTTGATCCAGTGATTGAGAAGATTGCTAAAGTGATCCACACACATCGTGCAATGCATAAAAGATAA
- a CDS encoding HAD family hydrolase: MTKLIIFDKDGTLMKLGHPVVKLADDLINEFSVRTDIHVPKSEIKDAFGIVDDHVDKLIGAKTTKAIVSSLEKLPNGDAMASWLLKKIEYATSNDEAEGIEIIEGVEETLKSLHDKGYLLAIVSADDNASMDLFIDKYGIREYFDKIITSDSSDYHKPQKELVQLIMDELNVEKEDTMMVGDTEMDVELGQNAEVRKIVGVLSGSGDAQDLRNADIVLNSVAEIVDRLGL, encoded by the coding sequence ATGACGAAATTAATCATTTTTGATAAAGATGGGACATTAATGAAATTAGGACATCCGGTGGTGAAGTTAGCTGATGATTTGATCAATGAATTTTCAGTGCGTACAGATATTCATGTGCCAAAATCTGAAATAAAAGACGCATTCGGTATTGTCGATGATCATGTTGATAAATTGATTGGTGCAAAAACAACAAAGGCAATCGTATCCAGTTTAGAAAAGCTTCCGAATGGTGATGCGATGGCCAGCTGGTTACTTAAAAAGATTGAATATGCAACATCTAATGATGAAGCGGAAGGCATAGAAATTATTGAAGGTGTCGAGGAAACATTGAAATCTCTACATGATAAAGGTTATCTTCTTGCTATCGTATCAGCAGATGACAATGCATCGATGGATTTATTCATAGATAAGTATGGTATTCGTGAATATTTCGATAAGATTATTACGAGTGATTCATCAGATTATCATAAACCACAAAAAGAGTTGGTGCAGCTTATAATGGATGAGTTAAATGTTGAAAAAGAGGATACGATGATGGTAGGAGATACTGAGATGGATGTTGAACTTGGTCAGAATGCTGAAGTCAGAAAAATAGTAGGCGTATTATCAGGCTCTGGTGATGCACAAGATTTGCGAAATGCGGATATAGTATTAAATAGTGTGGCTGAGATTGTTGATAGGTTAGGGTTATAA
- a CDS encoding PTS sugar transporter subunit IIC has protein sequence MEHEMSRKDYFKDRFEKGAQGISAGIFVALGVGMLLKSIGGLLHIDLLVLFGTISMLILAPALGGAIAYSLGANGITLVSAMVAATIGGNALKEVDGAFTIQTGLPIGAIIGAIVATYVGKKVTGKTILDMMAVPVSAVLAGSLVGYYLARVVEPALVVISKSIAQSVEGQPLISSVVIALVFAVIVMTPASSAALVIVLQLDPASSAAALVGISAQFVGYTAMGLKDNDLGGFLAQLVCTPKVQFPNIVNNPKITIAPLVASAISGPVAILWFKLGVPYEIGGIGLCGFIAPMQILNDQGIVAFTQFMIAGVFLPLVVTYVLHYGVARRFNHVKAGDLTLEIK, from the coding sequence ATGTTATTGAAGTCAATTGGAGGTTTATTGCATATTGATTTATTAGTTCTTTTCGGTACGATTTCGATGTTAATTTTAGCACCGGCACTAGGAGGAGCTATCGCTTATAGTTTAGGCGCAAATGGAATTACATTAGTTTCTGCTATGGTTGCTGCAACAATCGGTGGTAATGCACTGAAAGAAGTAGATGGAGCTTTTACAATCCAGACAGGACTACCTATCGGAGCAATTATCGGTGCAATCGTAGCAACTTATGTCGGTAAGAAAGTAACCGGAAAGACCATTCTCGATATGATGGCAGTGCCAGTATCTGCAGTGCTTGCTGGTAGTTTAGTAGGTTATTATCTAGCACGCGTTGTGGAACCTGCATTAGTTGTTATTTCGAAATCAATCGCTCAATCTGTAGAAGGACAACCACTCATCTCGTCTGTAGTGATCGCGCTCGTATTTGCAGTTATCGTAATGACCCCAGCATCGTCAGCAGCACTGGTTATTGTCTTACAACTTGATCCAGCATCTTCTGCGGCAGCACTCGTCGGTATCTCAGCACAATTCGTCGGATACACAGCGATGGGGCTAAAGGATAATGATCTAGGTGGCTTCTTAGCGCAACTCGTGTGTACGCCTAAGGTTCAGTTCCCGAACATTGTAAACAACCCTAAAATTACGATTGCGCCTCTCGTAGCATCTGCAATCAGTGGTCCAGTTGCAATTCTGTGGTTTAAGCTGGGCGTACCCTATGAAATTGGTGGTATCGGTTTATGCGGCTTCATCGCACCGATGCAAATTTTAAATGATCAAGGCATTGTCGCATTTACGCAGTTTATGATTGCAGGCGTCTTTCTACCGCTTGTCGTAACGTATGTATTACACTACGGTGTTGCACGACGTTTTAATCATGTGAAAGCAGGGGACTTAACTTTAGAAATCAAATAA